A single window of Gammaproteobacteria bacterium DNA harbors:
- the hfq gene encoding RNA chaperone Hfq — MAKGQSLQDPFLNALRKEHVPVSIYLVNGIKLQGQVESFDQFVVLLKNSVSQMVYKHAISTIVPSRNIKTPYADDSQNGGGDD, encoded by the coding sequence ATGGCGAAAGGACAGAGTCTGCAAGACCCTTTCCTGAATGCATTGCGCAAAGAACATGTTCCGGTCTCCATCTATCTGGTGAATGGCATCAAATTGCAGGGACAGGTGGAGTCGTTCGATCAGTTCGTGGTGCTGCTGAAGAACTCCGTGAGCCAGATGGTATACAAGCACGCGATTTCGACCATCGTGCCTTCGCGCAACATCAAGACGCCTTATGCGGACGACTCCCAAAACGGCGGTGGCGATGACTGA
- the miaA gene encoding tRNA (adenosine(37)-N6)-dimethylallyltransferase MiaA — translation MPHEDRPLVFFLAGPTTTGKTDLAVEIARRFPCDIVSVDSAMVFRGMDIGTAKPDQALLRSVPHRLIDICDPLESYSAARFRVDALREIREIHGRGRIPLLVGGTMLYFEALERGLSRLPGADAATRRRLEQEALELGWETLHARLSRLDPAAARRIHPNDPQRIQRALEVHALTGRSMSELMAERDAEPFVYRAVKLHVEVSDRAQLHERIRHRFHDMLARGLEGEVEILYRRGDLHPGLPAIRAVGYRQLWRYLAGEQDRETSIDQAITATRQLAKRQMTWLRSENSDAGFDSSDPKIREKVLNYIGAAAY, via the coding sequence ATGCCGCACGAAGACAGGCCCCTGGTGTTCTTTCTGGCCGGTCCCACCACCACCGGCAAGACCGATCTCGCCGTCGAGATCGCGCGCCGTTTTCCCTGCGACATCGTCAGCGTCGACTCGGCCATGGTCTTTCGTGGCATGGACATCGGGACGGCGAAACCCGACCAGGCGCTATTGCGCAGCGTCCCGCACCGTTTGATCGATATCTGCGATCCGCTCGAGAGTTATTCCGCCGCCCGGTTTCGCGTCGACGCCTTGAGGGAGATTCGCGAGATCCATGGCCGCGGCCGGATTCCCCTGTTGGTTGGCGGTACCATGCTGTACTTCGAGGCGCTGGAACGCGGGCTCTCCAGATTACCCGGCGCGGATGCCGCAACGCGCAGACGGCTGGAACAGGAAGCCCTGGAGTTGGGCTGGGAAACCCTGCATGCACGCCTGTCCAGGCTGGATCCGGCGGCGGCCCGGCGCATTCATCCCAATGATCCCCAGCGGATACAGCGCGCACTCGAGGTGCATGCCTTGACCGGTCGGTCGATGAGCGAACTGATGGCCGAACGCGATGCCGAACCGTTTGTCTATCGCGCGGTCAAATTGCATGTTGAGGTCAGCGATCGCGCGCAGTTGCACGAACGGATCCGGCACAGGTTCCACGACATGCTGGCAAGAGGTCTGGAGGGCGAGGTTGAAATCCTCTATCGGCGCGGGGACCTGCATCCCGGGCTGCCCGCCATCCGGGCGGTGGGCTATCGTCAGTTGTGGCGATACCTGGCGGGGGAGCAAGACCGGGAAACCTCCATCGATCAGGCGATTACAGCGACGCGCCAGCTGGCCAAACGCCAAATGACCTGGCTGAGATCGGAGAATTCCGATGCCGGTTTTGACAGTTCTGATCCGAAAATTCGGGAAAAGGTATTGAATTACATTGGGGCGGCCGCATATTAA
- the hflX gene encoding GTPase HflX → MFDRPQSGTRAVLVTLDLRSRITWENAEAFEQLATSAGVTPVGEIRGVRDRPDPKLFVGTGKADEILATIKGRQAELVLFNHELTPVQERNLERHLSCRVVDRTGLILDIFAQRARTFEGKLQVELAQLQHLATRLVRGWSHLERQKGGIGLRGPGETQLELDRRLIGRRIKQLHKRLEKVRRHRQLSRSARRKATVPAVSLVGYTNTGKSTLFNRLTGSEVYAADQLFATLDPTLRRLDLAGFGHVVLADTVGFINDLPPDLIAAFRATLEETQEADLLLHVIDSRDEEHAAQIAEVNQVLRDIGAGDIPQIEVYNKIDLGADAAARIDRDAEGRPTRVWLSARDGMGIDLLQQAIQERLLSPVGHTAAQDEGHAMRTRSLRAQVRLDPAAAGRIRARLHEWHVVREERVADGGECIIEAILRPDMLGYLQQQAGCHVVIDGEACGRQGTCGESGGTIQSATV, encoded by the coding sequence TTGTTTGACAGACCTCAAAGCGGAACGCGGGCAGTACTCGTAACTCTGGATTTGCGTTCCCGTATCACGTGGGAGAACGCCGAAGCCTTCGAACAACTGGCCACTTCCGCCGGCGTCACCCCGGTCGGCGAGATACGCGGCGTTCGCGACCGGCCGGACCCGAAGCTGTTCGTTGGGACCGGTAAGGCTGACGAGATACTCGCCACCATCAAGGGCCGTCAGGCCGAGCTTGTTCTGTTCAACCATGAACTCACCCCGGTGCAGGAGCGCAACCTCGAGCGGCACCTGAGCTGTCGCGTCGTGGACCGCACCGGTTTGATCCTCGATATCTTCGCGCAGCGCGCCCGCACTTTTGAAGGCAAGCTGCAAGTCGAGCTGGCCCAGCTTCAGCATCTCGCGACCCGACTGGTGCGCGGCTGGTCGCATCTCGAGCGCCAGAAAGGCGGTATCGGGCTGCGCGGTCCGGGTGAGACCCAGCTCGAGCTCGATCGCCGTCTGATCGGTCGGCGCATCAAGCAGCTGCACAAGCGCCTGGAAAAGGTCCGCAGACACCGCCAGCTCAGTCGTAGCGCGCGCCGCAAGGCAACCGTACCCGCGGTGTCCCTGGTCGGCTATACCAACACCGGAAAATCCACCCTGTTCAACCGCCTTACCGGATCTGAGGTCTATGCGGCGGATCAGCTCTTCGCTACCCTCGATCCGACGCTGCGCCGGCTCGATCTCGCCGGATTCGGGCACGTGGTGCTCGCCGACACCGTCGGTTTCATCAACGATCTGCCGCCGGATCTCATCGCGGCCTTCCGCGCCACGCTGGAGGAGACCCAGGAGGCGGATCTGCTGCTGCATGTCATCGATTCCCGCGATGAAGAGCATGCCGCGCAGATCGCCGAGGTCAACCAGGTGCTGCGTGACATCGGTGCGGGCGATATCCCGCAGATCGAGGTCTACAACAAGATCGATCTTGGCGCGGATGCCGCGGCGCGGATCGATCGTGACGCGGAGGGAAGGCCGACGCGGGTCTGGCTGTCGGCGCGGGACGGCATGGGTATTGATCTGCTGCAACAGGCGATCCAGGAACGGCTGCTATCTCCTGTCGGCCACACGGCCGCGCAGGATGAGGGGCACGCGATGCGGACGAGATCGCTCCGCGCGCAGGTTCGCCTTGACCCCGCGGCCGCAGGCCGCATTCGCGCCCGGCTGCATGAATGGCATGTGGTCCGCGAAGAGCGTGTCGCCGACGGCGGTGAATGCATCATCGAGGCGATCTTGAGGCCAGATATGTTAGGATACCTGCAGCAGCAGGCCGGTTGCCACGTCGTTATCGACGGCGAGGCCTGCGGACGCCAGGGAACTTGCGGGGAATCTGGCGGCACCATACAATCAGCCACCGTGTAA